A single genomic interval of Ornithinimicrobium humiphilum harbors:
- a CDS encoding sigma-70 family RNA polymerase sigma factor produces MTVAEHPTTTAATDGTFEELTAPLRGELLAHCYRMLGSAGEAEDMVQETYLRAWKAFHSFEGRSSVRTWMYTIATNTCLTALKRQSRRPLPSGLGQPPGDPRVPVVEDRSRDWLEPLPDRLVWGEAQPDPADAAVASEGVQLAVVAALQDLPPRQRAALVLRDVLQLSAAETAEALGCSVAAANSALQRARATLGDGVSRAGRRVHELTEDERAVFAAFCEALERYDVPAVVAVMADQAQWQMPPFDRYYLGRQAIADLISTQCPASGPRDLLMLPTVSNGQPAAGMYFRGEDGVHRPFQLVVLDIVDGVVTSVVGFFSEEAFAQAGLPAEVRR; encoded by the coding sequence ATGACCGTCGCCGAGCACCCCACCACCACCGCCGCGACCGACGGCACGTTCGAGGAGCTGACCGCGCCGCTGCGCGGCGAGCTGCTCGCGCACTGCTACCGGATGCTGGGCTCCGCGGGCGAGGCGGAGGACATGGTGCAGGAGACCTACCTGCGTGCCTGGAAGGCCTTCCACTCCTTCGAGGGCCGCTCCTCGGTGCGCACCTGGATGTACACGATCGCCACCAACACCTGCCTGACCGCGCTCAAGCGGCAGTCGAGGCGGCCGCTGCCGAGCGGGCTCGGCCAGCCCCCCGGCGACCCGCGCGTCCCGGTCGTGGAGGACCGCTCCCGCGACTGGCTCGAGCCGCTGCCCGACCGGCTGGTCTGGGGCGAGGCGCAGCCGGACCCGGCCGACGCGGCCGTCGCCAGCGAGGGCGTGCAGCTCGCGGTCGTCGCGGCGCTGCAGGACCTGCCGCCGCGCCAGCGCGCCGCCCTCGTGCTGCGCGACGTGCTCCAGCTCTCCGCGGCCGAGACCGCCGAGGCGCTGGGCTGCTCGGTCGCCGCCGCCAACTCCGCGCTCCAGCGCGCCCGCGCGACGCTCGGCGACGGGGTCAGCCGCGCCGGCCGCCGGGTGCACGAGCTCACCGAGGACGAGCGGGCGGTCTTCGCCGCCTTCTGCGAGGCCTTGGAGAGGTATGACGTGCCCGCGGTCGTCGCGGTGATGGCCGACCAGGCGCAGTGGCAGATGCCGCCCTTCGACCGCTACTACCTGGGCCGCCAGGCGATCGCCGACCTCATCTCGACGCAGTGCCCGGCCTCGGGACCGCGCGACCTGCTCATGCTGCCGACGGTCTCCAACGGCCAGCCCGCGGCGGGGATGTACTTCCGCGGCGAGGACGGCGTCCACCGCCCCTTCCAGCTCGTCGTGCTCGACATCGTCGACGGGGTCGTGACGTCGGTCGTGGGCTTCTTCTCCGAGGAGGCGTTCGCCCAGGCGGGGCTGCCGGCGGAGGTCCGGCGCTGA
- a CDS encoding DUF5701 family protein, with protein MPASLPADPTSSPADVTGSTGPAAGPPPLAEQHARLVGLGLDVPPLPDGLAGDLLVVSPRLVPLAELVPLLRLGDKPGFVVEDLTDLAEFGPVEGVDVPDADLYAVIDPQRGDEYANRSPNDVDPEIAARGRSRMTAAEGVAWALQVPEVLERNRCFMTTGSRRPGRRPGTLDSRVPALWISNGTGRDGRDRRGAPKLGWCWAGNHHTWLGIASVAGRAG; from the coding sequence ATGCCCGCTTCCCTGCCCGCCGATCCCACTTCCTCGCCCGCCGACGTCACCGGCTCGACCGGTCCGGCCGCGGGGCCCCCGCCGCTCGCCGAGCAGCACGCCCGCCTTGTCGGGCTCGGCCTCGACGTGCCGCCGCTGCCGGACGGGCTCGCGGGCGACCTCCTCGTCGTCTCCCCGCGGCTGGTCCCGCTGGCCGAGCTCGTGCCGCTGCTCCGGCTCGGCGACAAGCCCGGTTTCGTCGTCGAGGATCTGACCGACCTGGCGGAGTTCGGCCCGGTCGAGGGCGTCGACGTGCCCGACGCCGACCTCTACGCGGTGATCGACCCGCAGCGCGGCGACGAGTACGCCAACCGCAGCCCGAACGACGTCGACCCCGAGATCGCCGCCCGTGGCCGCAGCCGGATGACCGCGGCCGAGGGCGTGGCCTGGGCCCTGCAGGTGCCCGAGGTGCTCGAGCGCAACCGGTGCTTCATGACGACCGGCTCGCGCAGGCCCGGCCGTCGCCCCGGCACGCTCGACAGCCGCGTCCCCGCGCTCTGGATCAGCAACGGCACCGGCCGCGACGGCCGCGACCGCAGGGGAGCCCCCAAGCTCGGCTGGTGCTGGGCCGGCAATCACCACACCTGGCTCGGGATCGCGTCCGTGGCCGGCCGCGCCGGCTGA